The Oryza sativa Japonica Group chromosome 11, ASM3414082v1 DNA window AACTCGGGTGAACAGGTTTCATCGGAAAAAACCCTAAATGCATATAAGCTTGAATTCGAATGAAGAGGTTCCACCGCAAAAGAAACTAACTAGCTAAACATAAATTAACCATAAATGAATGTAAGTGTAGGACTTAGggggctgtttggttgctaTCTTCAATTTACCATGTCTAAGGTTAGCTATACCACAACTTCTCAGTTAATCGTTTAGATCATTGCCACAATTGTGGCTTATCACATTTTTCAGCCATATATATAGTCCCACGTGACATtgatctaaattttttttaactaagtTTGTCTAAGGATTTATGAGCCACAACTTTTATGGCAAGCCACAACTTGCCTAAATTTTGGTTTGGCAAAGTTAGGCACTAACCAAAAACAACCCCTTAAATacagatagatagataggtTACACAGCAAGAAACTAACATTTTCATTGAAATATTATAGTATTTAAAATCTCTTAATTATAGCCTTTATTCCGAGCAATAACGACGAAAACGTGAGTgtgaacatatatataagtgGAACAGACACGGTTTCCCCGCAGAATTAAGACGATGCTGGACGATGATCTAAGCTGAATGTTTAGTGCTGACGTTACGAGTTGCAACAACTCTGCAAACGATGCTTTCTTTTCTTAATTAATTGGTTCTCTTCAAACTTAAACTGGTGGCCACAATTAAGCTTCAGAATAGAACCTCTAGAAAGGCAGGCACCGAGTGAATCGATTCGTGCTCTGCTCTGCATTTATCCTCCTTCCTTTTCATACCGTCCTACACGTCTCACGCTTGACGTTGCAGACTTGTAATCTGGTAAAACTCACCAATCGATCGTCTAATCCTACCACTGTTAAAAAAGCGATGGAGAAAGTGAAAACAGTGATGAAAATAAGGAATACTAATTAATAGAGATAAAAGTATGGCCGTAGCTTCTTTGAGACCTTGAGACTGAACCTTCCTCATCCTCCTAATGAGAAAGAAACTTAGCATCGTCTGCTTTATTGTGCCTTTCGGTTCCAATAGTACAGTCTCACCGCAATAAGCATTATTTCTACAGCACAAAACAGTATTGGCGGATGCCTAAAATACTCTCACCGCCCCATAATATAACAGATTTTAGAAGGATGTAGCACTtcgtagtactacgaatctggacaggtacatccctctaaaatctcttatattttaggacggaaggagtatatcaGTAGGACATCCTAAACACCAGAGCTGAAATATTTGGCTGTAAATTCGAGGGACGGTATCACTTAGGTctgtaaaattaaaaattacacGTTTCAATTCACCATCTTGATTTAATGTACCACACCATGGCCctattcttttctccaacaaaagttggataaaCTTTTGCATACtcatggcacgcttttcaaacggctaaacagtgtgtttcgtgcgaaaactttttatatgaaagttgttctaaaatatcagattaatccatttttcaagtatgaaataattaaaacttaattacaCGTTATTATCATTTCGTTTTGTATGAAACACTTAATCgatatctttatcttcatcttcagataTTCAAACACCACCCATGCCCTATCCCCGCTTGAACCAAGCTGACCGCCAACGTGGACAAAACACTTGCATCCTGCTTCCTCCGCATGACAGCACGTCGCAAAATTTGCATTTAGCCCCCATCTGAGTTTCCAGCGCTTCTGCTCTCCATATTGCTGTCCTCATTGGCAGAACACTCCCCAAACAGCTGCTCCACCATATCTGGGCTGTACTTCACATATTTTGTGCGGGTTCTTACCATTCTCAACAAGGTTACTACAACATCAAATGTATGTATATAGTATACTGTCATTATCTTAGAAcagaagggagagaaaaaagataGAATGTTGCAGAAATAGCCACTGTTATATGCTCACGCCACCATCCCATCGTGCGTGCACTATGCAGTTCAGTTGCCTTGCTTTTTGACAACTAGATGCACACTACAATCTTAATTGGAGACTTGGATGCGAAGAGATAGGAAAAGGTGATAAGAGCTAATAGtaatggtttctttgtttgacaTATGAGAGGTTTTCTTGTAGGAGGGGTTGGCATATAGAATTGCAATTTAGGATGCTAGATCGAATAGAATTTCAGATGCAgccaaataaaatcaattgcatgGAGGACATTGGGTggagtttaagcatctttttcAAAATCACCAAAGGTTTCTTGAGCAGTCTGAGCCAAGCCCTTAGCCAAAGCATCTCATCTCAGGGCATGATTTTCCTTCAAAAATTACCTCAATCTGGTAACAGGTTCAAACTATTAAGTTGACAGATTTTTCTTTCGCCTGTTAGTAGTATTAGTTTGGCCTATATATGTGGCAAGCAAAACATTGATGCTTGAGTCTTAGGTCTGAACATACACAAAGCAATATGGACCGCAATTCGGATAAAGTGGATCCAGTTTGTAATTTTAGGCCTGGTGTTTGTAATTTTAGGCCCGGTTTAGTTCCCTAaaaattttttctaaaaacatcacatcaaatcttaggaaattttattttccaCATTAGCTTCACTcgcaaattaattaaaattcaatataAATTCTAGAAACAAGTTATTAATCCCAAAACGAAAATCAGAGTGTAACAGTTGTGTTGTTGGGAGTGTTCACATCGGCCTACTAAAATTTGAGAATTTTGTTACTAACAAAATGTCTGAATTTCTCCTCCTTTGGAATGCAATAGCTTATTCAAGGAAATCAACAACTAAAATTTTGAGGGGAGGGAATGACTAGCAAACGATGATTGGGCCACATGGCACCTttcatatctatctattatctattatctattatatactaaaagtccattaaacttcctacaaacgctctcaaatcGCCATGTGgcctcctacaaacgctcctagatcGCCACGTGGCATTCTATAATCTCATCGTCGATTTTCttttaaatcggtggacccgttaattttaaccattagatctccataaaaaaaataaatctggtATCCcactttttttgaaaaaaaaatgacatgtttgctataactaatatatatagaaaaagaaataggaggAGAACGTACACCAAAATTGGGATCAGGTGAGGATCGGGCAGGGTATgtacgttcttttttttttccactggCGTACATACGTTACTATACGTAAGTATTATTTgtttcgccttttttttttgcaaacagtACGTTTCGTTTACACCTTCGGAaaacagtactactactacgcaTATAGTAAGTACACGATGGGAGTTTAGAAGGAAGTGTTAATAGatataaaatcacattttaccgatttagatatttttttctcagaatttttaatatttcttttagtTTAGAGATATGACATGTGGTGACCTACGGGAGTTTATATGAGTGCCACGTGATGGCTTaagagtgtttataggaagCTCAATGAGTTTTTATACTAAAAACCAATTAaatttcctataaacgctctcggCCGCCACATGGCTTCTACAAATGCTTCTAGATCGTCACGTTGTATTCTATAATCACACCGTTAATTTTCATTTGAATTGATGGACCTGttaattttaaccattagatcacCATCTCGAAGAAAATAAATCTGGTATCCCAACCATCAACACCTTACTTACAtgagataaaaaaacaaatgcagTATGTACTCCTTCGACCCTCTGAATCGCCCCTCCTGTCCTATTTTTTAGTTAACACTCAATATATCAAAAATTAATTCGGACATCTAAATGATCATAACTCCCAAGTTACAATTTTATTCTCAGTTTTTGTCAATTGTTGTGTTATTTataatgaaatataaaatttaaaatccaTATTGCTCATATTTTGTTATCTAAAAATTAGATCGTGCAGCCGTTCTAACTACAAATGTCTGGGCCTAATGGTATGCCCATGAACGCTTGTAAGTCGATCGCCACGTAACactttaataaattaaaaaaaatctataagtgtgacaaatgaaaataaaatatctaACCATTGTTTCCACTTAAATCAATGGATCCAATATCTTATATGGTTAGGTCTCCCTTTAAAAGAAAATCCCAAAACTCACTCCCTCCTGTTCCTCTCTCCCTACTATTCCTTCTATGGTCTTTTTATCTCCATAGCAACTAAATCCAAAATTATCTTTACGGGAAAAAAAACTCCCACAAATAGACTCTGCCTAACCAGTCTAGCTAGCTTTCTCCTCAAGCTAGCACTTATAGTAAAAAACATAAATTAGACTTTAAAATAATCATAAATTTGTATAGCGTATATTCAATTTATGATATTTCTAAACTAttgtaattttcaattaaatcaataatttaatatgcgtATTGACTTGCATTGTAGACCACATCTATCCACCCTGAAGCCtccaataaataaaataaaatactaaaatttctcattaaaaattaaaatatcccaccttgtgttttttaaaaagggTCAACCCATTATTTATACCATGCTAGACATCTAATGACCTTTTTCCTCCTCATGTTTTAAATCACAAGccattttaaattttgtctATGTCAAATTACTTGAATTAGTTTATAAAAAACATGAATTAGTTTATAAAAAACATAGTAACATTTGCAACATAAAACAATTATATTATAAAAGCATATTAAATTTTGAGTTCGATAAATATAATTTGATGTTataaatattgatatatttttcctCATTAGTGGAAGTAGTTAATTTCTCTTAACATGCATATTGGGGCTATTTACTTATACTTGATCTTAGATGCGCTTTTATGAATAAATGATCTTTTTAGAGATAAATAAACGTTCCTAAGATGATCATAACATCTAAATTGTACATATGATATCTGATGCCACTAATAgattagagaaaaaaatttaattatattatttttttatgtcataACGTGTACCCGTCTAGGATATATTTGTCATAGACAATAGATTGAAAACATTTAAGGATGCCTTTATCCCATGCCAAGTCATATGGTTTTAACCCACTTATATTTCTATTTCAACTTGCAGAGATCAAAACATTTAAGGGATGCTGGATGAATGGAaatctagaaaaataataataacatgataaaaataattgaagactgaacttttcttttctaaatttaacatttttttatttgaaacccATTCTCAatgttcaaatattttaattttaggaGTACTGATATAatgaaaataactaaaattttaaataaaatataataggaATTTTGACTTTTCGGCATTATGTTGGAAACAAAATCTAACACAATTTCAGTTCAAAGTATACAACCCTAAACTACAACTTGGGAGCAATAAAAGTCTCATTTTGTAATATATTTTCTGATTGAGAAAAACATTTATCGCTAAACCGCAGTTTCATAATTTAATACTATATACTTACAATTAAATCAACATTTCAACATATTTAGCTCTTTTAATTAGATGATGTAGTCGTATTAGccatatttttaatagaaaatatctATGTATAAATGATATAtagtttcatatatattttttcttataaaaccAAAAAGGCATGGTTtcaagtaattttagtttagaatttatatgtcGGCGATGGTTACTAGCATTCAGCATTCAGAGAAACACCACACAAATTattgaaaaattaaatatgtttacAATTGAGTAATCATAAACATTCTTAATCAAATTTCTAATACaattaaataagatgcccgcgcatatgcgcgggctaccttcctagttacaAATAAATCTTGGAattgtatgaaaaaaaataagcgCAAAAACGTGGTAACGGTGCTGAAGTGCTGAACCATCTCCAGAGTCCTACATGGCTCGacagaaaaaggaaataaacaTCCATGGGCAAAAAGAGAATCAAACaggactaagaaaaaaaatagacctAGATGCTATAGCTTACACATAGAGAGGAGAAAATGCAAAGGAGAAGTGGGAAAGAATCTAGAAGGATTGATGGGGCTTAAAAGATTTTTACTAGGCAGCAAAATATCAGGTATAGACAGTGGAGCCcggttacactgtaatttttatcaagaagtatatttttttccaacATAGATACTTATATTAAATCCTTTAGCTCATAAAAAATTCTGTAAACTTAACCAACATATGCACAACTGACAATTCTTTTCGTGACCATGTTCTCAAATTATGGTGAAGGTGTTTGAAGTAACCTTAACCTGGTCGGGCTCTGTTGAACTTTTTGGTCGATGTCGAGAAACATTGCCGGCTGTAGTTTTTTGGAGGTAGTTAACTGGTGCGATTCACTTTCTTCATTTTTCCAAAACAGGGGATGGGATCGTATTCCTGCTGTATACAACAGAATGAATTTTACTGTTAAGGAACTATGTGCGTTAGGTGATAATTATGAAGATGTTAAcggtgaaatttggtaagcccctaagagaattatcacatcgtcaatagtcggattcctgctatattcggtatAGGAAATTAATCTGTTAAAGAAAGCTTATCCataagtgaccgagttcaaggagtatgcggcatggcagtttatctattaattaggcagtATTTGGTAGTTtcctttaggaaagtgtgtttagtgtccaataaggactttatattttccttttagctttaagaaagtttctttcttatccTTACAAGGACTAATATCTACACAtgactataaatatatacaccaTGGGTCATTGTAATTTATCTCTAAATCAATACTACTCTTGGCgtatcgccaccctcttttatgaattttttactTATTCAACCGgtggaatttggcacctgacgtgGGGCTGCATCagttcagttcgatctccggcgaaggggtaaatCCTAGGTTccgccggcccaggcaattgtatcgtctacgttggcatcgttcaaggctgcatcagtacattcgacctcttggattgctctggtttggatgatatatttgtctgtttatttatcatatgttttagttaatctagtcttagtatctcaatttagcTTTATCGGTTGCCTCTCGCTTTAAGGTtactgccggtatcggctaaattgttttactagattagattagctaaggcatctaccaccctgaaaatcagtcaagggcttgattgtctagatattatgtttcttttcatacttagtgctacatcaattaagtttgatctattaagtcatgcttagaaccataatctctagtcTGCTtgttgactgccaataagggcttcatcggggtttcagtcgatgagttatctggacgttgcatcgatttataaggattgcatatataagttggacttagccgatgacaacagaGGTTTCATTGTTTAATCTAGTCTTGTGGATTTTATAGTATCGGACCTCTAGCCGATGTAttctttaaccttcggatcaatgcttattctatcatgtcATTGTTAGCCaattggtttctattggattatattattgttatatctTATTATCACcagccgattgtctttatatcattatctacattggacatatagccaatTGCTCAAAACCTTATCGACATCGGCTGGAATTGGCATCGGttggaattactccatcggcttgtcagccgatcggctcattgatatactgtttacatatcttgtcagttgtaggatcaaactgactggcacgcccgtatctcatcaagatttggacctgcactagagctaagcagatctcccaggcaagtgtgtgtttttcgcgtcaACAATTTGATCACCTTAATTTAGGCAAGTGTGGCAATATTTGTTGGCCCAATTTAAGCAAGTGCGACGGAGCTCCTACGGACGGCAGtgggggcggcggaggacgacggtggcCTGAGCGTCGACGGCCACTTTGCGGCAAGAAGAAGTTGGTTCTGGCGGTGACCCCATaggcagtggtggcggcggccctaGGGGTGCAACCCAggatgacggcgacgaggagcaggCAGAGGTCGACACCGGTGACGGCAACGGGGGCGGCAGCCCTAGGGGCAACGGTGGCCCGGAACAGCGACAACCTAAGCACTGGTGCAAGACCCTCGGCAAGGAACAGGTGGAGGTCGACCCCATCGGCAGCACTAGGTATGGCAGTGGGCTGAGTTCGGAAGGCAGAAGAACATCTCTGGTGACAACGGCAACGTACTATGGGCGTGGAGGCCTAGGATCCGGCAAAGTGGAGGTCGATCCCATCGGCTCGTGTCCGGTGAACTAGTTCTGACTAAACGACGAGCGACGATGGATGAAAGTAGGCTAATTGGCGGCGCATGGCATCAGCTCACCTGAAACGAATGAAGATGGCATCAACGGCGACTAGATGAATTCCACTCGTCGAATCTGGCCATTTCATGAGAGTATGTCGAGAAGCAGAGAAGTAGGGGTGTGCCAAGGtcgttttgtttttctttctttttttgttgtATTCTCCTTCTTATTGAGGTGTGAGTCTAAGTGCTCTTGTATCTTTTTGGTTGTATATATCCTTTGTGGATATAGAGACCGATTTATTaaaaatccattatctaaagaaaGAGTGTAGGATAGAGTTTGACTTTTACTTTATTCCTAACAAtgtataaaacttttatatttatattcttAACAACTTAAAAGTCAAATGCTGAAAAAAATACATCGAAAATATCTtgaaatcaacttcaaaattaagttttaaaatttaaaatttggttttttgcttttgttttttaaGGCAACCAATGAGGCTGCATATTTATCGGACTATATTTGAGGATTCTAATTAACTTGTGCTCGGGAAATaaaatgtacttcctccgtttcataatgtaagtcattctaacattctCCACATTCatagtgatgttaatgaatctatatatatatatatatatatatatatatatgcacgcgcgaaatgctagaatgacttacattgtgaaatggagtaTTTCTTGCTGGCTTCACGAAGATCTCTTTAGGCCAAATCTCTCTCAACATACTAAGAGGAACAGATCGACACGGTTTCCCCGGAAAATCAAGACGACGATGCATGATCTAAGCTGAATGTTTAGTGCTGACATTAGTACCAGGCATAAAGCCTGAGCATTCTTTATCCTCCTCGTGAGAAAGAAACATAACATTGTCTTGTCCCCTTTATTATGCCTTTCGATCCCAATAGTACAGTCTCACTGCAATAAGCAATATTTTCTACAGAAGAGTACAACTCTGTGAtcgggaaaaaaacaaaacaataatAACATCGGTGTGTTGTGAGAACAGAGAGAGATACACGCCTCTTCACCTGTTGCCGTGTTTGGCATTCAGCACTGAGGCAAACTGAAGttactattatatatatatacatcggTAGCGCATCGGTATGACAATACGTTATAACGCAAAGAATCGTTAGTTGCTTGTCCGGGAAAGAAATCTTTGCAAGTCGTGCTGATGTACAACTTCAACTTACTGGTAGAGCTCGTGCTGTCGCTCATGGACAGTGTTCACTGCTCAGCGCTTCTGCTCCCCCCATTGCTGTCCTTCGAAGAATTCCCCCAACAGCTGCTCCACCATCTCTGGGCTGTACCTCACGTATTTGTGCGGGTTCTTGCCATTCTCAACAAGGTTACTGCAACGTCAAATGTGTATATGGTACTGTCATTATCTTGGAACAGAAGGGAGGAAACATAAAACGTTGCAGAAGTAGCCACTGTCATGCTCACGCCACTATTCCATCGTGCGTGCACTATGCAGTTACCTTTGTGGTTTGACAAGGGACCGAATTGACAGTGAATCATTTAACAGTATAGACAAATGAGAGATTTTCTTGTAGGGGGATTGACAAATAGGATTACAGTTTAGGATACTACATCGAACTCTCAAAAAAACTTCAGACGAAGCCAAATAAATCGATTGCATGGATGACACTGGGCAGAGTTTAAGTTTAGCGCAGATGTCAAAAAAGTTATGGTTGTAAGGAGAAGATGAAAAGTGACTGTTAACGCACCCGAAACGTTTGACAAACGACCGATAGGCTGGTAACAGAACCTCAGCTACCGCAAGCCTCAAGGATTCACGCAATTCCTGATCAGGTACAATCCACTGAGATTGCTTTGCATGGAGCTCTTCGAATTGCatgttgaaagatttaaacctGCCAAGGCAAAATCATAATGTTTTGTGACTCCAGTTATTATTTATATCCGAGCAGTGTAAAACAAGCGGCCAAGGTACCAACCGTTCTTTGATCATAGCTCTTGAAACCCCACTGCTGCTAAGATCTGATGAACCAGTGCTGCCCGCACCTTGTATGGAAAGAGTCTGGAGAATCTGAAATAACAGAAGCATCAAGCATGGCAGCTATAGTTTATAACCAACTGTTATTCAATATGCAGAATCATGTAACAAGCACGTTAACTACCAAATCCACAAGGCTTGATTTCATAAAAAGAAAGCCTTTGTAGGAAATAAAGCTATCACAGTAAAATTATTATCTCTGCGATTCAGCGTTGCCACATACATTAGTTTACAAAATTGCATTGAGTTAACATGGCATCTGTATACGTTAGTTCTGTAAAACTACATGTACACAAGGAATTTGCAGGTGCTTTAATTTTTAATCTGATAGTAACACCATAATAACTAAAGTTGCCACTTTTGAAGCTCAGCTTTGTAAAAAGATTCGTATTGGGGCATAACCAACTCAAATTTGAACCGGCTGGCACAGAAATGGAGGAATGTGGACAAAAGTCTTACAAGTGCTTTGGATTGTCACACAAACTAGCATGCtgttttctaaaataaaattaacaaaGAGGTCCACATAGGTAAACACCATGCAGCCAAACAAAAAAGGAAACTGGtgtgcacttttttttttggtgaacgCGCAAAAGCCTTGCGCATCGATATATCAGCAGGAAACTGGTGTGCAGAACACTAAATAATTTGTCGATCCACTTACCTTTGCCCAAGCAACACGTTTATACTGATTGGCATTTTGCTGCACAATTCTACGGTGCCTCTGAATCCAGTCATCACCAAGTATATCCTTTGCTTCTGATCTGAGGAAACACAGAACAACATTAAATGAGCATATTGCCAGTATTTATAGGATGCAGATTCAAAGAGAGGAGGCAAACATACCTACGAACAGATCTGACCATATAATGAATGTTATTCATCAGAAATAAGTAGGTCAATGCAGGATCCCTGTACTGTTTAGATTTTCCATCCAAGTTATTTTGTAGGGCTTGCATTATCCTCATGGTAACAACAGCAAGTTGAGATTCTGTCTCACTACCAGTTTCAAATTCCTGAAATAGTAGCTTCAGTGTCGATTGGTAACTGTTCATACAAGGAAATGTTGTTAGGTTTGTGATAAGAATACAGGAAAACTATAAACAAATTAGACCATTCTTGATGAACAATAGTAATGTAATAGAGAATATGTATGTATGGAATAGTAGATCAGAAGTTTGCTTTGAACCGTTAGGAATTAGTTCAGAACAGAAACAAAATAGGGGGGAAAATAAAAGTTTCTGTCCACCTAAATTTATGTATAACTATTAGTAAATTTTTCACTGCAGTAATTTTGGTGATTGAAGTTCTTTCTATTTCCTCCCTAATTGTTATCTGCACTCTCCTCAGTAGATGTGAAGCTCAGAGTAATTCTTGACGGATAGAACTATGAACATATAGACACATAGATACTCATCGCGATCATTGTACCATACCTCACTCAAATTGTAGTGATTTACGAATCTACATGTCCATGAATTTGAATACTAAGTTAAAAGTGAGTACTTACTCAAATAAGAATTTAACATAATTAATCACATAGCTAGTCAAAGGATGCACAGTTCCATCATTAACAATAGTCTTCGAAGCATCCTTTTCAACAGCCTCCTCAAAATCAGCAAAGGTTTCTTGAGCAGTCTGAGCCAAGCGCTTAGCCAAGCCCAATGAAGCCTCCCGCATCTCAGAGCATGATTTTCCTTCGAAAATCACCTCAATCTGgtaacaagttcaaacaagcATAGGGTTGAAATTTTGTAGTCTTCATAGTGAAGAGAAAACCATAACGACATGAAAAGTCTCACAAGCTAATTGTGGAAGTGAAAGAATGAGTAAATCATGCAGGAGTCAGGTCTCAACAAATAACTTCCAGAATACCTCGGGTTGAAGTTCATGCATTACTTCGTACATGTCTAGCAATACAAACAACTTTTCAGGAGACCTTTTGCTTTTAGCAACGGCATCTCCAAAGCTTAGAAGAGTCACGACACTATTTGCTGTCAGTTCAGCAAAACATTGATCCTTGTTAAAGTTGACACCATCAAAAATCTGGTCACAGATTTTTCTTTCACCTGCTAGTAGTAGTTTGACCTGTGTCGTAAGCAAAATATGAGTCTTAAGGTCTGAATATACACAATATGGACCTATTCTCAGAAGAATCCCCACCGCAATTCGCATAAAATGGATCCAGTTTCCAATTTTAGCCTCCAAAGCTTCCCACTGCATCTTCTGTACATCCTCTTTACTAAGCTTCTCTACTCCTAATTTCCGAAGGCTCGATTCTAGTGCAGATCCACGGGTATCTCTGAAAAAAGATGAACAAACTAGCTTGATGTTTGCACAACTGTAGTGTTAAAAGAACTCAGGATAGTTGTGGAGTGAAACTAACAGGAACACAGACTAGATGTAAAAAATCATAATCCAAACCCACCTGTAAATTTTATAGCATGACTGCTGATTTCCAGCCTGAATGAGCTGCTGAGCGATGTCATTCATGAGAGGCAGGATTCTTGGAGGAATTAGTGTTGGTGTCCGGTATACTGCAGTCTCCAAGCTTTTGGATGGATGCTCAGAGTGGCCAGCATTCCCTGGATCAGCGTCAGGATCATCTTTTGTTGGCCGCAGAGACTTGGGAAGACAATCAAAGAGACGATCAGGCTCAATAGGTTTGCTGCAAGTAGAGAACAACATAAAATTAACTATTCTTTTGCTGGCATACTAGCAATAGCTCAGGAGTCGATCATGGATGTGGAATGATAATAGAGACTCTTACCTGTACGTAGTCATCAGCTGCCTAAATTCCTCTTCAATTTTCAGAGCAGACTTAGCCAACAGGTTGTTGACATGATTCAGAACTCCTTCACTGCTCTTGAAGTTCTTGTTTGTGGAAAA harbors:
- the LOC4349830 gene encoding exocyst complex component EXO70A1 — translated: MVVAAAARPQTAEALSKRASMLRDSLQRSQGNTDGMVTILGSFDHRLSALEAAMRPTQVRTHAIRMAHENIDKTIKAADGILSQFDLARRAEAAVLKGPHEDLESYLEAVDLLKGIVRFFSTNKNFKSSEGVLNHVNNLLAKSALKIEEEFRQLMTTYSKPIEPDRLFDCLPKSLRPTKDDPDADPGNAGHSEHPSKSLETAVYRTPTLIPPRILPLMNDIAQQLIQAGNQQSCYKIYRDTRGSALESSLRKLGVEKLSKEDVQKMQWEALEAKIGNWIHFMRIAVKLLLAGERKICDQIFDGVNFNKDQCFAELTANSVVTLLSFGDAVAKSKRSPEKLFVLLDMYEVMHELQPEIEVIFEGKSCSEMREASLGLAKRLAQTAQETFADFEEAVEKDASKTIVNDGTVHPLTSYVINYVKFLFDYQSTLKLLFQEFETGSETESQLAVVTMRIMQALQNNLDGKSKQYRDPALTYLFLMNNIHYMVRSVRRSEAKDILGDDWIQRHRRIVQQNANQYKRVAWAKILQTLSIQGAGSTGSSDLSSSGVSRAMIKERFKSFNMQFEELHAKQSQWIVPDQELRESLRLAVAEVLLPAYRSFVKRFGNLVENGKNPHKYVRYSPEMVEQLLGEFFEGQQWGEQKR